Proteins encoded by one window of Chanos chanos chromosome 7, fChaCha1.1, whole genome shotgun sequence:
- the LOC115816281 gene encoding polyubiquitin-like, translated as MGKIYQVFVVGIKGEKKTVDVAHSEVEFNNTTVLEFKRKLSEKFPGNSGDDLSSMRLLFADKQLDDADKFSDHEIKDHSTIFLVLRLPGGVI; from the exons ATGGGGAAAATCTATCAAGTTTTCGTTGTCGGAATAAAGGGGGAGAAGAAAACTGTCGATGTTGCACACTCCGAGGTGGAATTCAACAACACGACAGTTTTAGAGTTCAAGAGGAAACTTTCAGAAAAATTCCCTGGGAATTCAG GTGATGATTTGTCTTCAATGAGGCTGTTGTTTGCGGATAAACAGCTGGACGACGCAGACAAGTTCTCGGATCATGAGATCAAGGACCATTCGACCATCTTCCTTGTCCTGCGGCTGCCGGGGGGTGTCATCTAA
- the LOC115816279 gene encoding caspase-1-like, which produces MVLCKPEFKREVLKKEMGEIYPSTEKSPRRKRLALVISNSIFLFQRNLRGAEKDELNMIRLLKDLGYDVVLHRNLTAKAMDATIADFAEREEHFQSDSCFVVIMSHGNESEICGVLHHSDLIEDLFPVDKIFYHLNTLNCPGLHNKPKIILIDSCRQFQVIKKFQETYPKQLPCKERTLSKKFYLFPGL; this is translated from the exons ATGGTGCTATGTAAACCTGAGTTCAAGAGAGAGGTGTTGAAGAAGGAAATGGGTGAA ATATACCCATCAACTGAGAAGTCCCCCCGCAGGAAACGTCTGGCTTTGGTAATCAGTAACAGTATATTTCTGTTCCAGCGAAACCTTAGAGGTGCAGAAAAGGATGAGCTGAATATGATCAGATTGCTGAAGGACTTGGGTTATGATGTAGTCCTACACAGGAACCTTACAGCTAAG gcTATGGATGCTACGATAGCTGACTTTGCTGAGCGTGAGGAGCACTTCCAGTCAGACAGCTGCTTTGTGGTCATCATGTCCCACGGAAACGAAAGTGAAATCTGTGGTGTTCTTCATCATTCTGATTTAATCGAGGACTTGTTCCCTGTTGATAAAATCTTCTACCACCTGAACACTCTCAACTGTCCAGGACTGCATAACAAGCCCAAAATTATCCTCATTGACTCCTGTAGGCAGT TCCAG GTTATTAAGAAATTTCAGGAGACCTATCCAAAACAATTGCCATGCAAGGAGAGAACTCTATCAAAAAAATTCTACCTTTTCCCCGGGCTATGA
- the LOC115817601 gene encoding ankyrin repeat and IBR domain-containing protein 1 encodes MTEQQEEKRYDQRDTTLKFVTRPDDISMLDDDPNTLRAEMSCGHAVTPQSLTAWCRSLLDQGQHKFRCPALIEDTIQKCNAEWSYLEVRRLAVLTSDEQKHFEETVAVLAAAEYCEYNSCPGCGSFVEREDLTNLCVLCTICTAERGKTYQFCWQCLREWKGPAPTANRCENPGCNNPNLEKLAKCRDVILPEAKNIVCPSMRACPTCGNLLEHDTTGCKNVICNRCQIEFCFVCLKLTPDCLETSSYYIACSDGVAPRQTSIPSWRK; translated from the exons ATGACGGAGCAACAGGAGGAAAAGAGATATGATCAAAGAGACACAACGCTTAAATTTGTTACAAGACCTGATGACATAAGTATGT TGGATGATGACCCAAACACCCTGAGGGCTGAGATGTCATGTGGCCATGCCGTCACACCACAGTCTCTCACCGCCTGGTGTCGCAGTCTGCTGGATCAG GGACAGCACAAGTTCCGGTGTCCTGCACTCATAGAGGACACAATACAGAAATGTAATGCAGAGTGGTCATACCTGGAGGTGCGTAGGCTGGCTGTGTTAACCAGCGATGAACAAAAACACTTTGAGGAAACTGTGGCTGTCCTGGCTGCAGCAGAATACTGTGAATACAACTCG TGCCCAGGCTGTGGCTCATTCGTTGAGAGAGAGGACTTGACCAACCTGTGTGTGCTCTGCACCATCTGCACGGCTGAGAGGGGTAAAACGTACCAGTTCTGCTGGCAGTGCCTGAGAGAGTGGAAGGGTCCAGCTCCTACCGCAAACCGCTGCGAGAACCCGGGCTGCAACAACCCAAACCTCGAAAAGCTGGCCAAGTGTCGTGACGTAATTCTACCAGAGGCCAAAAATATAGTTTGCCCGTCCATGAGGGCTTGCCCTACCTGTGGAAATCTGCTTGAGCATGACACCACGGggtgtaaaaatgtcatttgcaACCGCTGTCAGAttgaattctgttttgtttgcctgAAACTTACCCCTGATTGCCTTGAAACAAGCTCATACTATATAGCCTGCTCAGATGGGGTTGCTCCCCGCCAAACATCCATTCCATCCTGGAGAAAATGA